A single region of the Kocuria rosea genome encodes:
- a CDS encoding NAD-dependent succinate-semialdehyde dehydrogenase has product MSTTDKAPAATGMKDRIEAVLAKTPTGLLINGQWRDASDGGTFEVENPATGEVIATMASATREDSQAAMDAAADAQESWARTPARERSEILRRAFDLVQERAEDLALLMTLEMGKPLAEAAGEVKYGGEFLRWFAEEAVRDYGRYLDTPEGNLRMLVTHKPVGPCLLITPWNFPLAMATRKVAPAVAAGCTMVLKPARLTPLTSQYFAQLMLDAGLPAGVLNVVSSKSAAAVSEPIMADPRLRKVSFTGSTPVGKQLMKLATDNVLRTSMELGGNGPLIVFEDADIDKAVAGAMAAKMRNMGEACTAANRLLVHEDVVDEFVEKMAAKMAALTVGNGVDDGVSVGPMVEAKARDSVEEFVTDAVERGAKVVVGGARVDGPGYFFQPTLLRDVPVDARAVTEEIFGPVAPVVTFKDEDEAVALANSTEYGLASYVFTENISRGLRIGDRIEFGLMGLNVGVISNAAAPFGGVKQSGLGREGGAEGLHEYTTTQYIGVENPWANVPNPGTGTPA; this is encoded by the coding sequence ATGAGCACCACGGACAAGGCCCCCGCGGCCACCGGCATGAAGGACCGCATCGAGGCGGTCCTCGCCAAGACCCCCACGGGACTGCTGATCAACGGTCAGTGGCGCGACGCCTCGGACGGGGGGACCTTCGAGGTGGAGAACCCGGCCACCGGCGAGGTCATCGCGACCATGGCCTCGGCCACCCGCGAGGACTCCCAGGCCGCGATGGACGCCGCCGCCGACGCCCAGGAGTCCTGGGCCCGCACCCCCGCCCGGGAGCGCTCGGAGATCCTGCGGCGCGCGTTCGACCTCGTGCAGGAGCGCGCCGAGGACCTTGCGCTGCTGATGACCCTGGAGATGGGCAAGCCGCTGGCCGAGGCCGCCGGGGAGGTCAAGTACGGCGGGGAGTTCCTGCGCTGGTTCGCCGAGGAGGCCGTGCGCGACTACGGCCGCTACCTCGACACCCCCGAGGGCAACCTGCGCATGCTGGTCACCCACAAGCCCGTGGGCCCGTGCCTGCTGATCACCCCGTGGAACTTCCCGCTGGCGATGGCCACCCGCAAGGTCGCCCCGGCCGTGGCCGCCGGCTGCACCATGGTGCTCAAGCCCGCCCGGCTGACCCCGCTCACCTCCCAGTACTTCGCCCAGCTCATGCTGGACGCGGGCCTGCCGGCCGGGGTGCTCAACGTCGTCTCCTCCAAGTCCGCCGCGGCGGTCTCCGAGCCGATCATGGCCGACCCGCGCCTGCGCAAGGTCTCCTTCACCGGCTCCACCCCGGTGGGCAAGCAGCTGATGAAGCTGGCCACGGACAACGTGCTGCGCACCTCCATGGAGCTCGGCGGCAACGGGCCGCTGATCGTCTTCGAGGACGCCGACATCGACAAGGCCGTGGCCGGCGCCATGGCCGCGAAGATGCGCAACATGGGCGAGGCCTGCACGGCCGCCAACCGGCTGCTGGTGCACGAGGACGTGGTGGACGAGTTCGTCGAGAAGATGGCCGCGAAGATGGCCGCGCTCACCGTGGGCAACGGCGTGGACGACGGCGTGAGCGTGGGCCCGATGGTCGAGGCCAAGGCCCGCGACTCCGTCGAGGAGTTCGTGACCGACGCCGTGGAGCGCGGGGCGAAGGTCGTCGTCGGCGGGGCGCGTGTGGACGGGCCCGGCTACTTCTTCCAGCCCACCCTGCTGCGCGACGTCCCCGTCGACGCCCGCGCGGTGACCGAGGAGATCTTCGGCCCCGTGGCCCCGGTCGTCACCTTCAAGGACGAGGACGAGGCCGTGGCCCTGGCCAACTCCACCGAGTACGGCCTGGCCTCCTACGTGTTCACCGAGAACATCTCCCGCGGCCTGCGCATCGGCGACCGCATCGAGTTCGGCCTCATGGGCCTCAACGTCGGGGTGATCTCCAACGCGGCCGCCCCGTTCGGCGGCGTCAAGCAGTCCGGCCTGGGCCGCGAGGGCGGGGCCGAGGGCCTCCACGAGTACACCACCACCCAGTACATCGGCGTGGAGAACCCCTGGGCCAACGTCCCGAACCCCGGCACCGGCACCCCCGCCTGA
- the gabT gene encoding 4-aminobutyrate--2-oxoglutarate transaminase — protein sequence MTEIQYRLEQVRRLDGALPGPKSRELSERRAAAVASGVASSVPAYAADVDGGIVLDVDGNQLVDLGSGIAVTSVGASAPAVVAKVQEAVAHFTHTCFMVTPYEGYVAVAEKLAELSPGDHQKKAALFNSGSEAVENAVKISRVHTGRQAVVVFDHAYHGRTNMTLAMTAKVMPYKQGFGPFAGEVYRVPVSYPFRDPEGMTGAEAARRALLQVEKQVGAENVAAVVIEPIQGEGGFIVPADGFLPALSEWCTDNGAVFVVDEVQSGIARTGEWFAVDHEGVVPDLITVAKGVAGGMPLSGVVGRAEIMDSVHAGGLGGTYGGNPVACAAALGALQTIEEWDLVARARRIEEIIREELAPVAEETGTVGEIRGRGAMMALEFVRPGGTEPDADAAKAIAAECLAQGVIILTCGTFGNIVRLLPPLVIGEELLRDGLQVLAQAVRNAAA from the coding sequence GTGACCGAGATCCAGTACCGGCTCGAGCAGGTCCGTCGCCTCGACGGCGCCCTCCCGGGCCCCAAGTCCCGCGAGCTGTCCGAGCGGCGCGCCGCGGCCGTCGCCTCCGGAGTCGCCTCCTCCGTGCCCGCCTACGCCGCGGACGTGGACGGCGGGATCGTGCTCGACGTCGACGGCAACCAGCTCGTCGACCTCGGGTCCGGCATCGCCGTGACCAGCGTGGGCGCCTCCGCCCCCGCCGTGGTCGCCAAGGTGCAGGAGGCCGTGGCGCACTTCACCCACACCTGCTTCATGGTCACCCCGTACGAGGGCTACGTGGCCGTCGCGGAGAAGCTCGCCGAGCTCTCCCCCGGCGACCACCAGAAGAAGGCGGCGCTGTTCAACTCGGGCTCCGAGGCCGTCGAGAACGCCGTGAAGATCTCCCGCGTGCACACCGGCCGCCAGGCCGTGGTCGTGTTCGACCACGCCTACCACGGGCGCACGAACATGACCCTCGCGATGACCGCCAAGGTGATGCCCTACAAGCAGGGCTTCGGCCCGTTCGCCGGCGAGGTCTACCGCGTGCCCGTGTCCTACCCGTTCCGGGACCCGGAGGGCATGACCGGCGCCGAGGCCGCCCGCCGCGCGCTGCTCCAGGTGGAGAAGCAGGTCGGCGCCGAGAACGTGGCCGCCGTCGTGATCGAGCCCATCCAGGGCGAGGGCGGGTTCATCGTGCCGGCCGACGGCTTCCTGCCCGCGCTGTCCGAGTGGTGCACCGACAACGGCGCCGTGTTCGTCGTCGACGAGGTCCAGTCCGGCATCGCGCGCACCGGCGAGTGGTTCGCCGTGGACCACGAGGGCGTCGTCCCCGACCTGATCACCGTGGCCAAGGGCGTGGCCGGCGGCATGCCGCTGTCCGGCGTGGTCGGCCGCGCCGAGATCATGGACTCCGTCCACGCGGGCGGCCTCGGCGGCACCTACGGCGGCAACCCCGTGGCCTGCGCCGCCGCCCTCGGCGCGCTGCAGACCATCGAGGAGTGGGACCTCGTGGCCCGCGCCCGCCGGATCGAGGAGATCATCCGGGAGGAGCTGGCCCCGGTGGCCGAGGAGACCGGCACCGTGGGCGAGATCCGCGGCCGCGGGGCGATGATGGCCCTGGAGTTCGTCCGGCCCGGCGGCACGGAGCCCGACGCCGACGCCGCCAAGGCGATCGCCGCGGAGTGCCTCGCGCAGGGCGTCATCATCCTGACCTGCGGGACCTTCGGCAACATCGTGCGCCTGCTGCCCCCGCTCGTCATCGGTGAGGAGCTGCTGCGCGACGGCCTGCAGGTGCTCGCCCAGGCCGTCCGCAACGCGGCGGCCTAG
- a CDS encoding amidase: protein MTSIGDLSAVQLRDALARGELGAVETAEHFLARIEARNPALGAFVHVAADLALDRARALDALPAGAARGALHGVPLAVKDLHDVAGMPTAYGSAAVAGRRGGAPVAEADDDLAAVLGAAGAVCLGKTQVPEFGLNCYSENLVAPPARNPHDPSTGAGGSSGGQAAAVAAGLLPVAPGSDGGGSVRIPAAVCGLVGLKPNRGRVPTADAQSDAAQLVVNGPLARTAEDAALLLDVLCAPAPGPAHGNVVRRAVRAAPQGSFLNGVRAARRGDLPWGDRPLRIGVSTASPFDAVQDIEVSPEARAALDAGVALLRAAGHEVEEAELSYDPEYPGAFFDVWTTSMGTAPLDDEQAGRLTGLAGAFRARALRRSAVELAQAVGVLRRIEQDVVRAYGAWDVVLTPALAMTPRPLGWYWEGYDLADPAGADQDYRRQCGYTPWTSVVNVVGLPAVTVPTLWTRAASHDDGPVVPMGVQLIGHPSAEAQLLAVVAQLEDQGRPGPRATA, encoded by the coding sequence GTGACCTCGATCGGAGACCTCAGCGCCGTGCAGCTGCGGGACGCGCTCGCGCGCGGCGAGCTGGGCGCGGTGGAGACCGCCGAGCACTTCCTGGCCAGGATCGAGGCGCGCAATCCGGCGCTGGGGGCGTTCGTCCACGTCGCGGCGGACCTCGCCCTCGACCGGGCGCGCGCGCTCGACGCCCTGCCCGCCGGGGCCGCGCGCGGGGCGCTGCACGGCGTGCCGCTCGCGGTGAAGGACCTGCACGACGTCGCCGGGATGCCCACCGCCTACGGTTCCGCCGCCGTGGCCGGGCGGCGCGGCGGCGCGCCCGTGGCGGAGGCCGACGACGACCTCGCGGCCGTGCTCGGCGCGGCCGGGGCGGTGTGCCTGGGCAAGACCCAGGTGCCCGAGTTCGGCCTCAACTGCTACTCCGAAAACCTCGTGGCCCCGCCCGCCCGGAACCCGCACGACCCGTCGACGGGGGCCGGCGGCTCCTCGGGCGGCCAGGCGGCGGCCGTGGCGGCGGGGCTGCTCCCGGTGGCGCCGGGATCCGACGGCGGAGGGTCGGTGCGCATCCCGGCGGCGGTGTGCGGGCTGGTCGGGCTCAAGCCCAACCGCGGCCGGGTGCCCACCGCGGACGCGCAGTCGGACGCCGCCCAGCTCGTGGTGAACGGCCCTCTCGCCCGCACGGCCGAGGACGCGGCGCTGCTGCTCGACGTCCTGTGCGCCCCCGCGCCCGGCCCGGCGCACGGCAACGTGGTGCGCCGGGCAGTCCGCGCCGCCCCGCAGGGGTCCTTCCTAAACGGTGTGCGCGCGGCCCGGCGGGGCGACCTCCCGTGGGGGGACCGGCCGCTGCGGATCGGGGTGAGCACCGCCTCCCCGTTCGACGCCGTCCAGGACATCGAGGTCTCCCCGGAGGCCCGCGCCGCCCTCGACGCGGGCGTCGCCCTGCTGCGGGCCGCCGGTCACGAGGTCGAGGAGGCCGAGCTGTCCTACGACCCCGAGTACCCGGGGGCCTTCTTCGACGTGTGGACCACCTCGATGGGCACCGCCCCGCTGGACGACGAGCAGGCGGGGAGGCTCACCGGCCTCGCGGGGGCCTTCCGCGCCCGCGCCCTGCGCCGGTCGGCGGTCGAGCTGGCGCAGGCCGTGGGCGTCCTGCGCCGGATCGAGCAGGACGTGGTCCGGGCCTACGGCGCCTGGGACGTGGTCCTGACGCCCGCGCTCGCCATGACACCGCGGCCGCTGGGCTGGTACTGGGAGGGCTACGACCTCGCGGACCCCGCGGGCGCGGACCAGGACTACCGGCGCCAGTGCGGGTACACGCCGTGGACCTCGGTCGTGAACGTCGTGGGCCTGCCCGCCGTGACCGTCCCGACGCTGTGGACCCGCGCGGCGAGCCACGACGACGGGCCGGTCGTGCCCATGGGCGTCCAGCTCATCGGCCACCCGAGCGCGGAGGCGCAGCTGCTCGCCGTCGTCGCCCAGCTCGAGGACCAGGGCCGCCCCGGCCCCCGCGCCACCGCCTAG
- the pgm gene encoding phosphoglucomutase (alpha-D-glucose-1,6-bisphosphate-dependent), whose amino-acid sequence MTNRAGTVAQPSDLVDLGKLLDAYTDVVPDPSDPDQRVAFGTSGHRGSSLKASFNEQHIAAITQAIVEYRAGQRITGPLFMGKDTHALSGPAQDTALEVLAANEVTVLLDSRDGYVPTPALSHAILTHNAGRAEAVADGIVITPSHNPPGDGGFKYNPPNGGPADSDATEWIAQRANHFLENGMSGVRRVSLERARAAETTGAYDFLEEYVRTLPEVVDLDVVRDSGLHIGADPMGSASVAYWGEIAQRFGLNMTVVNPQVDPQWAFMTLDWDEKIRMDCSSPNAMASLIGNRDKYDIATGNDADTDRHGIVTPDAGLMNPNHYLAVAIDYLFRERTGWSPDAGVGKTLVSSSIIDRVAASLGRELVEVPVGFKWFVPGLMDGSIGFGGEESAGASFLRRDGSVWSTDKDGIILALLASEITARTGKTPSQRYTELTEEFGAPIYQRIDAPASREQKAALKKLSPAQVEADTLAGEQITAKLTNAPGNGAAIGGLKVTTKNAWFAARPSGTEDVYKIYAESFLGEEHLQQVQREAKALVDGVIS is encoded by the coding sequence ATGACCAATCGTGCGGGCACCGTCGCCCAACCCAGTGACCTCGTCGACCTCGGCAAGCTCCTCGACGCCTACACCGACGTCGTGCCCGACCCCTCGGACCCGGACCAGCGCGTGGCGTTCGGCACGTCCGGGCACCGCGGCTCGTCCCTCAAGGCCTCGTTCAACGAGCAGCACATTGCGGCGATCACGCAGGCCATCGTGGAGTACCGCGCCGGCCAGCGGATCACGGGCCCGCTGTTCATGGGCAAGGACACCCACGCCCTGTCCGGGCCCGCGCAGGACACCGCGCTCGAGGTGCTGGCCGCCAACGAGGTCACCGTCCTGCTGGACTCCCGGGACGGCTACGTGCCCACCCCGGCGCTGTCCCACGCGATCCTGACCCACAACGCGGGCCGGGCGGAGGCGGTGGCCGACGGCATCGTCATCACCCCCTCGCACAACCCGCCCGGTGACGGCGGCTTCAAGTACAACCCGCCCAACGGCGGCCCCGCGGACTCCGACGCCACCGAGTGGATCGCCCAGCGGGCCAACCACTTCCTCGAGAACGGCATGTCCGGGGTCCGCCGGGTCTCCCTGGAGCGGGCGCGGGCGGCGGAGACCACGGGCGCCTACGACTTCCTCGAGGAGTACGTGCGGACGCTGCCGGAGGTCGTCGACCTCGACGTGGTCCGGGACTCCGGCCTGCACATCGGCGCGGACCCCATGGGCTCGGCCTCCGTGGCCTACTGGGGCGAGATCGCCCAGCGCTTCGGGCTGAACATGACCGTGGTGAACCCGCAGGTGGACCCGCAGTGGGCGTTCATGACCCTCGACTGGGACGAGAAGATCCGGATGGACTGCTCCTCCCCGAACGCCATGGCCTCCCTCATCGGCAACCGGGACAAGTACGACATCGCCACCGGCAACGACGCCGACACCGACCGCCACGGCATCGTGACCCCGGACGCGGGGCTGATGAACCCGAACCACTACCTGGCGGTGGCGATCGACTACCTCTTCCGCGAGCGCACCGGCTGGTCCCCGGACGCCGGGGTCGGCAAGACCCTGGTGTCCTCCTCGATCATCGACCGGGTGGCGGCCTCGCTGGGCCGCGAGCTCGTGGAGGTGCCGGTGGGCTTCAAGTGGTTCGTGCCCGGCCTGATGGACGGCTCGATCGGCTTCGGCGGCGAGGAGTCCGCGGGCGCGTCCTTCCTGCGCCGGGACGGCTCCGTGTGGTCCACCGACAAGGACGGGATCATCCTGGCCCTGCTGGCCTCGGAGATCACGGCCCGCACCGGCAAGACCCCGTCCCAGCGCTACACGGAGCTCACCGAGGAGTTCGGCGCCCCGATCTACCAGCGCATCGACGCCCCGGCGAGCCGGGAGCAGAAGGCCGCCCTGAAGAAGCTCTCCCCGGCCCAGGTCGAGGCGGACACCCTGGCCGGCGAGCAGATCACGGCGAAGCTCACGAACGCCCCCGGCAATGGCGCGGCGATCGGCGGGCTGAAGGTCACCACGAAGAACGCGTGGTTCGCGGCCCGGCCGTCCGGCACGGAGGACGTCTACAAGATCTACGCGGAGTCGTTCCTCGGCGAGGAGCACCTGCAGCAGGTCCAGCGGGAGGCCAAGGCGCTGGTGGACGGCGTCATCTCCTGA
- a CDS encoding metal-dependent transcriptional regulator — MRAEEVNRSVQDCLKTVWLAQEWSSDAVTTTGLAQRLGLSPSTVSEAVKKLTAQGLLSRPAHGGIVLTDRGRDVAVQMVRRHRILEAFLTGHLGYSWDEVHEEAEVLEHAVSEKFVARLDALLGHPERDPHGDPIPRRDGTVPSAPAVLLADVAPGSPVVVARVSDADPAVLRRLGTAGIRPGTELVLGEHRFRAVPVVLDGDVVEVDVLAAEAVWVRPRDRPGPPPGPVRR, encoded by the coding sequence GTGCGCGCGGAAGAAGTGAACCGGTCCGTCCAGGACTGCCTGAAGACGGTCTGGCTGGCCCAGGAGTGGTCCTCGGACGCCGTGACCACCACCGGGCTGGCCCAGCGGCTGGGCCTGTCCCCGTCCACCGTCTCGGAGGCCGTCAAGAAGCTCACCGCGCAGGGGCTGCTGAGCCGGCCCGCCCACGGCGGGATCGTCCTCACCGACCGCGGCCGGGACGTCGCCGTCCAGATGGTGCGGCGCCACCGGATCCTCGAGGCGTTCCTCACCGGCCACCTGGGCTACTCCTGGGACGAGGTGCACGAGGAGGCCGAGGTCCTCGAGCACGCGGTGAGCGAGAAGTTCGTCGCCCGGCTGGACGCCCTCCTGGGCCATCCGGAGCGGGACCCGCACGGCGACCCGATCCCGCGGCGGGACGGCACCGTGCCGTCCGCCCCGGCCGTGCTCCTCGCCGACGTCGCCCCGGGCAGTCCCGTGGTGGTGGCCCGGGTCTCGGACGCGGATCCGGCCGTGCTGCGCCGGCTCGGAACCGCCGGCATCCGGCCGGGCACCGAGCTCGTGCTCGGCGAGCACCGGTTTCGCGCGGTGCCCGTGGTGCTGGACGGGGACGTCGTCGAGGTGGACGTCCTCGCCGCGGAGGCGGTCTGGGTCCGGCCCCGGGACCGGCCCGGACCGCCTCCGGGGCCCGTCAGGAGATGA
- a CDS encoding DUF4242 domain-containing protein — protein MSLHLLEIVPASASKDAVTQLIATVSEAVSAAGAEFIESQVTADHGRVFVIVEADSAEGLAQTVRTAAGDAAAEVTGPDAVRLVGAELDDIKKLKGDAQYLVEWDIPAEITMEQYLARKKANSPKYAEVPEVSFLRTYVREDTAKCLCFYNAPDEAAVERARQAVGTPFDRLFKLNV, from the coding sequence ATGTCGCTCCACCTGCTCGAGATCGTTCCCGCCTCCGCGTCCAAGGACGCCGTGACCCAGCTCATCGCCACGGTCTCCGAGGCCGTCTCCGCGGCGGGCGCCGAGTTCATCGAGTCCCAGGTCACGGCAGACCACGGACGGGTGTTCGTGATCGTGGAGGCCGACAGCGCCGAGGGCCTCGCCCAGACCGTGCGCACCGCCGCCGGGGACGCCGCCGCGGAGGTCACCGGCCCCGACGCCGTCCGCCTCGTGGGCGCCGAGCTCGACGACATCAAGAAGCTCAAGGGCGACGCGCAGTACCTGGTGGAGTGGGACATCCCCGCCGAGATCACCATGGAGCAGTACCTGGCGCGCAAGAAGGCCAACTCCCCGAAGTACGCCGAGGTCCCCGAGGTCTCCTTCCTGCGCACCTACGTGCGCGAGGACACCGCCAAGTGCCTGTGCTTCTACAACGCCCCCGACGAGGCGGCCGTGGAGCGGGCCCGCCAGGCCGTGGGCACCCCGTTCGACCGGCTGTTCAAGCTCAACGTCTGA
- a CDS encoding acyl-CoA dehydrogenase family protein, producing the protein MTQSTRSPSTAGGPDPESRPLLAPLVDYPEHEFVRRTAAARARDVDTAAASPLGTLRELGARGLLDLGLTGSLAPQAAVVFDLATECTATAFSLWAHRATVEYLAATGTEIPADVRSGAVPGCSAMAPAFKDAAGIGEIPVTLTAGAAGPVLDGTVPWASNLYPEGVVVLPAVREDGTRVVVRTRVSAPGVTVRLLENLMALNATASGVLVLEGVAVDPAEDLLSEDVPSFLAAVRGPFLLLQTAFCLGLSAAALTAAHEALQGVAEVFREELEEATAEYRRLRADLLRLAEAPRETAPRELFSLRLDAALLTGRATRIEGKVVGGRGYAMSSPTARRAREAAFLPVQSPTEGHLRWVLQNLA; encoded by the coding sequence ATGACCCAGTCCACGCGCTCCCCGTCCACGGCCGGCGGGCCGGACCCCGAGAGCCGGCCCCTGCTCGCGCCGCTCGTCGACTACCCCGAGCACGAGTTCGTCCGCCGCACCGCCGCGGCGCGGGCCCGCGACGTCGACACGGCCGCCGCCTCCCCGCTGGGGACCCTGCGCGAGCTGGGCGCCCGGGGGCTCCTGGACCTCGGCCTGACCGGGTCGCTGGCCCCGCAGGCGGCCGTCGTGTTCGACCTCGCCACCGAGTGCACCGCCACGGCGTTCTCCCTGTGGGCCCACCGGGCGACCGTCGAGTACCTCGCCGCCACCGGGACGGAGATCCCCGCGGACGTGCGCTCCGGGGCCGTGCCCGGCTGCTCGGCGATGGCGCCGGCCTTCAAGGACGCCGCCGGCATCGGCGAGATCCCCGTGACGCTGACCGCCGGCGCGGCGGGACCGGTCCTCGACGGCACCGTGCCGTGGGCCTCCAACCTGTACCCCGAGGGCGTCGTGGTCCTGCCCGCCGTCCGGGAGGACGGCACCCGCGTGGTGGTCCGGACCCGGGTCTCGGCACCGGGGGTGACGGTGCGCCTGCTCGAGAACCTGATGGCGCTCAACGCGACGGCCTCGGGCGTTCTCGTCCTCGAGGGCGTGGCCGTCGACCCCGCCGAGGACCTGCTGAGCGAGGACGTCCCGTCCTTCCTCGCCGCCGTCCGCGGCCCGTTCCTGCTGCTGCAGACCGCCTTCTGCCTCGGCCTCTCGGCCGCCGCGCTGACCGCCGCGCACGAGGCCCTGCAGGGCGTCGCCGAGGTGTTCCGGGAGGAGCTCGAGGAGGCGACCGCCGAGTACCGCCGCCTGCGCGCCGACCTCCTGCGTCTGGCGGAGGCGCCCCGGGAGACCGCCCCCCGGGAGCTGTTCTCCCTCAGGCTGGACGCCGCGCTGCTCACGGGCCGGGCGACCCGGATCGAGGGGAAGGTCGTGGGCGGGCGCGGCTACGCCATGTCCTCCCCCACCGCCCGCCGGGCCCGCGAGGCCGCGTTCCTGCCCGTGCAGTCCCCCACGGAAGGTCACCTGCGGTGGGTGCTGCAGAACCTGGCCTGA
- a CDS encoding ABC transporter ATP-binding protein translates to MGAAEPGLSPAAPALTVRGLRKSYPGASAPALDGVDLTLRSGETFAVLGPSGSGKSTLLRAIAGLEPLDGGSIEFGCADERFAVVFQDPGLFPWLSVRQNIALGGRYRRNRDRFEDARVDDLLEILGLVPLAHTPVQELSGGQAQRVSVGRALAVRPDVLLLDEPFSALDPATRKDLQLWLRGLATELDLTVFLVTHDVDEAITLGDRIGFFAGPRGFRRQWVPAQDGTTAEQILAHYRGADDGSGNWVI, encoded by the coding sequence GTGGGTGCTGCAGAACCTGGCCTGAGCCCGGCCGCGCCGGCGCTCACCGTCCGCGGGCTGCGCAAGAGCTACCCGGGGGCCTCCGCGCCCGCCCTCGACGGGGTGGACCTGACCCTGCGCAGCGGCGAGACGTTCGCGGTGCTGGGCCCCAGCGGGTCCGGGAAGTCCACGCTGCTGCGGGCGATCGCGGGGCTCGAGCCCCTGGACGGGGGCAGCATCGAGTTCGGCTGCGCCGATGAGCGCTTCGCCGTCGTCTTCCAGGACCCCGGGCTGTTCCCCTGGCTGTCGGTGCGCCAGAACATCGCCCTCGGCGGGCGATACCGGCGCAACCGGGACCGCTTCGAGGACGCCCGCGTGGACGACCTGCTCGAGATCCTCGGCCTGGTCCCGCTCGCGCACACCCCCGTCCAGGAGCTCTCCGGCGGGCAGGCCCAGCGGGTGTCGGTGGGCCGCGCGCTCGCGGTGCGCCCCGACGTGCTGCTGCTCGACGAGCCGTTCAGCGCCCTGGACCCGGCGACCCGCAAGGACCTCCAGCTGTGGCTGCGCGGGCTCGCGACCGAGCTGGACCTGACGGTCTTCCTCGTGACCCACGACGTCGACGAGGCGATCACCCTCGGCGACCGGATCGGCTTCTTCGCCGGTCCGCGCGGCTTCCGCCGGCAGTGGGTCCCGGCGCAGGACGGCACGACGGCCGAGCAGATCCTCGCCCACTACCGCGGGGCCGACGACGGCTCCGGGAACTGGGTCATATGA
- a CDS encoding ABC transporter substrate-binding protein, translating into MSAGGPSRRVLLRAGAGAAALTGLGWGAGSLYADSQQEARGAADPERPVRIGYLPITDASPLLVAHANGYYEDAAVPVADPVLFRSWSSLSEAFVAGKVDAIHLLMPMALYMRYGLRADVRITAWNHTNGSALTVRPDVAEIADLAGESVAIPAWWSVHNVVVQKLLRAAGLTPVMRENPSRERRTVALLPMAPSDMLPALNNGVIGGYVVADPFNAAAEARQVGHIHRFLGDVWRDHACCVTMMRGELLRDRPAHAAGFMDALVRAQAWARQNRPETAALLAAGYLPQPRPVIEQALTYSAAAHGDALHHPDWHGERLDFRPYPYASFTEELVRAMQDTVVDAPAGFLDGLDPALVHRELVDDTLVTRSIEKAGGLAAFGMTGTTRTEEISA; encoded by the coding sequence ATGAGCGCCGGCGGGCCGAGCCGGCGGGTCCTGCTGCGGGCCGGGGCGGGGGCCGCGGCCCTCACCGGGCTCGGCTGGGGCGCGGGCTCCCTCTACGCGGACAGCCAGCAGGAGGCGCGCGGCGCGGCCGACCCGGAGCGCCCGGTGCGGATCGGGTACCTCCCGATCACGGACGCCTCCCCCCTGCTGGTCGCCCACGCCAACGGGTACTACGAGGACGCCGCCGTCCCGGTGGCCGACCCCGTGCTCTTCCGCAGCTGGTCCTCGCTGTCCGAGGCGTTCGTGGCGGGCAAGGTGGACGCGATCCACCTGCTGATGCCCATGGCCCTGTACATGCGCTACGGGCTGCGGGCCGACGTGCGGATCACCGCGTGGAACCACACCAACGGCTCCGCCCTGACGGTCCGCCCGGACGTGGCGGAGATCGCCGACCTGGCCGGGGAGTCCGTGGCGATCCCGGCGTGGTGGTCCGTGCACAACGTGGTGGTCCAGAAGCTGCTGCGGGCCGCAGGCCTGACCCCGGTGATGCGCGAGAACCCGTCCCGGGAGCGGCGCACGGTGGCCCTGCTGCCCATGGCGCCCTCGGACATGCTCCCCGCGCTGAACAACGGCGTGATCGGCGGGTACGTGGTGGCCGACCCGTTCAACGCCGCCGCGGAGGCGCGGCAGGTGGGGCACATCCACCGGTTCCTCGGCGACGTGTGGCGGGACCACGCGTGCTGCGTGACCATGATGCGCGGCGAGCTCCTCCGCGACCGTCCCGCGCACGCCGCGGGGTTCATGGACGCCCTCGTCCGGGCCCAGGCCTGGGCCCGGCAGAACCGCCCCGAGACCGCGGCGCTGCTGGCCGCCGGCTACCTCCCCCAGCCCCGGCCCGTGATCGAGCAGGCCCTGACCTACTCCGCCGCCGCGCACGGGGACGCCCTGCACCACCCGGACTGGCACGGCGAGCGCCTGGACTTCCGGCCCTACCCGTACGCGAGCTTCACCGAGGAGCTGGTCCGCGCCATGCAGGACACCGTCGTCGACGCCCCGGCGGGGTTCCTCGACGGACTGGACCCGGCGCTCGTGCACCGCGAGCTCGTCGACGACACGCTCGTGACCCGCAGCATCGAGAAGGCCGGCGGCCTCGCCGCCTTCGGCATGACCGGCACCACCCGGACCGAGGAGATCAGCGCATGA